One genomic region from Anthonomus grandis grandis chromosome 1, icAntGran1.3, whole genome shotgun sequence encodes:
- the LOC126745545 gene encoding transcription elongation factor SPT4 — protein MTLETIPKDLRGLRACLVCSLIKSFDQFEYEGCDNCDEFLRMKNNKDNVYDCTSSNFDGMIAMMSPEDSWVAKWQRINRFCKGVYAISVSGRLPNGIIREMKSRGIVYKPRDTSQR, from the exons ATGACGTTGGAAACAATCCCCAAGGACTTAAGAGGTCTTAGAGCATGTCTGGTTTGTTCTTTGATCAAG TCATTTGACCAATTTGAGTATGAGGGATGTGACAACTGTGATGAATTTTTACGAATGAAAAACAATAAGGACAATGTTTATGACTGTACTAGCTCAAACTTTGATGG AATGATCGCGATGATGAGTCCAGAAGACAGCTGGGTCGCCAAATGGCAAAGAATCA atcgTTTTTGTAAAGGTGTCTATGCAATCTCAGTTTCTGGTAGATTACCAAATGGAATTATAAGGGAAATGAAAAGTCGTGGTATTGTTTACAAGCCAAGAGATACCAGTCAGAGATAA